The genome window AACCGCCCGCATCAGGGCTATAGACTAAACGGCTGCACCCCAGCAGAACGACTTATCGCGGCTCCAAAAGCTGCTTGATTGTAAACACGTTGACAAGACAATACAATTTATATAAACAACTATTTAAACGATCATCGCATTACGGTCAAACGCCCGCGTTCCAATATCCACCACGCGTCAGCCGGCGGAAGTTGCCGCCTCCGCGAGGCAATCCAGATCACTCCGGCCTCGCCGCAAAGGTCTTTTGCCAGCCCGGCGATTCGCCGGGCCCATTCGGGATCGAGGAACGACGTCGCTTCGTCAAGGATCAGGAAGTCCGGCCGCATCGAAACGATCGAGGCGAGGGCTGTCAATTGACGCTGACCGTCGCTGAGCGTCTCCGGCGGGCGGTTCCGTAGTGCGCCTAACTCGAACCGACGGATCGCCTCCTCGACCCGATGCGACAACTCCGGCTCCGGCACGGCAAGATTTTCCAGTCCCCATGCCACCTCCCGTTCGACCGACGCCGCGAGGCACTGCGCCTCGGGATCCTGCATCAGGTAACCGATGCCGTTCCACCCCCTGCTCCTTGGCGGCGACTGCCGAATGCTCCCCCCTGAAGGCGTCAGGAGACCGCAAACCAGCCGCGCCAAGGTGCTCTTGCCGGAACCGTTCGCTCCATACAAGATA of Calditrichota bacterium contains these proteins:
- a CDS encoding ABC transporter ATP-binding protein; protein product: MAALAIEDVSFAWPGGGKVIEAASARIFTGECVILYGANGSGKSTLARLVCGLLTPSGGSIRQSPPRSRGWNGIGYLMQDPEAQCLAASVEREVAWGLENLAVPEPELSHRVEEAIRRFELGALRNRPPETLSDGQRQLTALASIVSMRPDFLILDEATSFLDPEWARRIAGLAKDLCGEAGVIWIASRRRQLPPADAWWILERGRLTVMR